One Bacteroidota bacterium genomic window carries:
- a CDS encoding Gfo/Idh/MocA family oxidoreductase, whose product MKKIRWGIMAPGKIAAKFASDIKLIKDAELIAVASRDPERSRKFAKRFGIKNFYSNYSDLALDPEIDVVYIASPHSFHFEQTMLCLENNKHVLCEKPMGLNAAEVIQMAETAKAKNLFLMEALWTRFLPSYLKCRELTDKKKIGEIRSIHSDFGFKVEASTESRLLNKNLAGGCLLDIGIYPVFMALSLAGEPEEMIASSIIGPTGVDMATSVIFQYPSKQISALLSASFLAGTSLETIITGTKGRIIMHRPWHATTLIELVKGERSTHFKFDEPGFGYQYEIAEVNKCILKGKVESDLFPQSHSILLHRTLERIRKGVGLLYPGEVNL is encoded by the coding sequence ATGAAAAAAATTCGTTGGGGCATCATGGCCCCGGGAAAAATTGCAGCAAAATTTGCATCAGACATAAAACTTATCAAAGATGCTGAACTAATAGCAGTGGCCTCACGTGACCCGGAAAGAAGCCGGAAATTTGCCAAAAGATTTGGAATAAAGAACTTCTATTCGAACTACAGCGATCTGGCCCTTGATCCGGAAATTGATGTGGTTTACATTGCATCGCCACACAGCTTTCATTTCGAACAAACCATGTTGTGCCTCGAAAATAATAAACATGTGTTATGCGAAAAACCTATGGGACTGAATGCTGCGGAGGTAATTCAAATGGCTGAAACTGCAAAGGCCAAAAATCTTTTTCTGATGGAGGCACTCTGGACAAGGTTTTTACCTTCTTATCTCAAATGCAGGGAATTAACAGACAAGAAAAAGATTGGTGAAATACGTTCCATCCATTCCGATTTTGGATTTAAAGTCGAGGCCTCAACAGAAAGCAGGTTACTCAACAAAAACCTGGCTGGAGGTTGCCTGCTCGACATCGGAATTTATCCGGTCTTTATGGCACTTTCACTTGCAGGAGAACCGGAAGAAATGATTGCAAGCAGCATTATAGGCCCCACTGGAGTTGATATGGCTACTTCGGTTATTTTTCAGTATCCATCGAAACAGATTTCCGCCCTGCTTTCGGCCTCTTTTTTAGCAGGCACTAGTCTTGAAACAATCATTACCGGTACAAAAGGAAGGATAATAATGCATAGACCGTGGCACGCTACTACCTTAATAGAGTTAGTGAAGGGTGAAAGATCGACACACTTCAAATTTGATGAACCCGGTTTTGGCTACCAATATGAAATAGCTGAAGTAAACAAATGCATTTTAAAAGGAAAAGTTGAATCGGATCTGTTTCCCCAATCACACAGCATTCTTTTGCATCGCACACTTGAAAGGATAAGAAAAGGCGTTGGATTATTATACCCTGGAGAGGTTAACCTTTAA
- the hisC gene encoding histidinol-phosphate transaminase, whose product MNFNLVSLIRENIRNLTPYSTARDEFQGVASVFLDANESPFNNEINRYPDPLQQELKVKVSRLKNVHPDQIFFGNGSDEAIDLVYRAFCNPGIDNVVAMKPTYGMYKVAADINGVEYREVLLNEYFMLDSKKMLQSTDAQTKAIFLCSPNNPTANNLVRDDVIHLLDNFNGIVVLDEAYADFSEQESFLSLLDHYPNLIVLQTFSKAWGMAGIRLGMAFASKEIIRVFNQIKYPYNINILTQRKALDMLKGVDRKNKNVKMVIAERTQLLLELNKLEIIQQVFPTDANFVLVRFENSKAVYNWLLEQKIIVRDRSKVALCEGCLRITVGTKTENKALIKALTSFVQGRK is encoded by the coding sequence ATGAATTTTAATTTAGTTTCACTCATACGTGAGAATATCCGCAACCTCACACCATATTCTACTGCCAGAGACGAATTTCAGGGAGTAGCTTCAGTATTCCTAGATGCCAATGAGAGTCCGTTCAATAATGAAATTAACCGTTATCCCGATCCCCTTCAACAAGAACTAAAAGTAAAGGTAAGCAGGTTGAAGAATGTGCATCCTGACCAGATCTTCTTCGGCAATGGAAGCGACGAAGCCATTGATTTAGTTTACAGGGCATTTTGCAATCCGGGTATAGACAATGTAGTGGCCATGAAACCAACTTATGGAATGTACAAGGTCGCTGCCGATATCAATGGGGTTGAATACCGTGAGGTGTTGCTGAATGAGTATTTTATGCTCGATAGTAAAAAAATGCTTCAAAGCACCGATGCACAAACGAAAGCCATATTTCTTTGCTCGCCCAATAATCCAACGGCCAATAACCTTGTGCGCGATGATGTTATTCACTTGCTCGATAATTTTAACGGCATAGTGGTTTTAGACGAGGCTTATGCCGATTTCTCTGAGCAGGAAAGTTTTCTATCCTTGTTGGATCATTATCCCAATCTAATTGTATTGCAAACATTCAGTAAAGCCTGGGGAATGGCTGGCATACGCCTCGGGATGGCCTTTGCATCGAAAGAAATTATAAGGGTGTTTAATCAGATTAAGTATCCTTATAACATAAACATCCTTACACAACGCAAAGCACTGGACATGCTAAAAGGTGTCGACCGGAAAAATAAAAATGTGAAAATGGTAATCGCCGAGCGCACGCAATTACTGTTGGAACTGAATAAACTCGAAATAATTCAACAAGTATTTCCTACCGATGCAAACTTTGTGCTGGTGAGGTTCGAAAACAGCAAAGCTGTATATAACTGGTTACTCGAACAAAAAATAATTGTACGCGACCGCTCGAAAGTAGCCTTGTGCGAAGGTTGCCTGCGCATTACAGTTGGAACCAAGACAGAAAACAAAGCACTTATAAAAGCTCTTACCTCCTTTGTGCAGGGCAGGAAATAA
- a CDS encoding glycosyltransferase family 4 protein, whose translation MLIAVNTRLLISGKLEGLGRFTHETLRRITQSHPEHRFLFIFDRPFSQDFIYGSNVIPVVAFPPARHPLLWYLFFDWGIPRVLRKYKPDLFLSPDGWLSLRTEIPQIAVIHDLNFLHNPQWVEPLSRCYYRHFFFRFIRKAAQLVTVSEFTRSDISSRFSIPKENIELACNGCSSGFVPLTEQQKQETRTVYSNSEDYYLVLGLVHPRKNLVRVIQAFSVFKQISGANVKLLVVGSLRYMTREVQKVLKESQFVNDIVFTGRMNDLELQKIMASSIGLVYASLFEGFGIPILEAMHCEVPVIASNTSSMPEVGGEAVLYVDPYSVNSIAAGMNQLFCNNELRKELIDKSRNQRERFNWEKSAEALWYAIEQASKKKPAL comes from the coding sequence ATGCTCATTGCTGTAAATACACGTCTTTTAATCTCTGGAAAACTGGAAGGCCTTGGGCGTTTTACTCATGAAACACTCAGGCGTATCACACAGAGCCATCCTGAGCACCGCTTCTTGTTTATCTTCGACCGGCCGTTTTCTCAAGATTTTATTTATGGCAGCAATGTCATTCCTGTAGTGGCTTTTCCTCCTGCAAGGCATCCTTTGTTGTGGTATTTATTCTTCGATTGGGGCATACCTCGTGTTTTACGAAAATACAAGCCCGACTTATTTCTTTCGCCCGATGGCTGGCTATCTTTGCGTACAGAAATACCACAAATTGCCGTAATTCATGACCTAAATTTTTTACACAATCCTCAATGGGTGGAACCCCTTTCGCGCTGTTATTACAGACATTTTTTTTTCCGTTTTATCCGAAAGGCTGCCCAATTGGTTACCGTTTCCGAATTCACCCGTAGTGATATATCCAGCCGGTTTTCTATTCCAAAGGAAAATATAGAGCTTGCTTGCAATGGCTGCTCTAGCGGTTTTGTTCCCCTAACTGAGCAGCAGAAACAGGAAACCAGAACTGTTTATTCCAATAGCGAAGACTATTATTTAGTGTTAGGACTTGTGCACCCACGAAAGAATCTAGTCCGAGTAATCCAGGCATTCTCAGTCTTTAAGCAAATCAGTGGGGCAAATGTGAAGCTGCTGGTGGTAGGTTCGCTGCGTTATATGACAAGGGAAGTACAGAAAGTGCTAAAGGAATCACAGTTTGTGAACGATATTGTTTTTACAGGTCGCATGAACGACCTGGAGTTGCAAAAGATAATGGCTTCATCAATAGGATTAGTCTATGCTTCGTTATTCGAGGGTTTTGGAATTCCCATTCTCGAAGCCATGCATTGCGAAGTTCCTGTGATTGCCTCCAATACTTCCTCGATGCCCGAAGTGGGAGGAGAGGCTGTACTTTATGTCGATCCTTACTCAGTAAATTCGATTGCCGCAGGAATGAACCAGTTGTTCTGCAATAACGAATTGCGTAAGGAACTTATTGACAAATCCCGGAATCAACGTGAACGATTTAACTGGGAAAAATCGGCCGAAGCCCTATGGTATGCAATAGAGCAGGCAAGCAAAAAAAAACCGGCTCTTTAA
- a CDS encoding response regulator codes for MINLAGKNVLVVEDEQMNFIYIKQIFNLTGGNITRVMTGQAAIDICREKTFDLVLMDIQLPDISGIQATKAIRLFLPDIPIIAQTACRSQTELDEVLVAGCNSILLKPFKIDEFSRIVGELL; via the coding sequence ATGATAAACCTCGCTGGAAAAAATGTACTTGTGGTGGAAGATGAACAAATGAATTTCATCTACATTAAACAAATATTTAACCTTACCGGAGGTAACATAACCCGCGTAATGACAGGCCAGGCTGCTATTGATATTTGTCGGGAAAAAACTTTCGATCTGGTTTTGATGGATATTCAGTTGCCCGATATCTCGGGCATTCAGGCTACCAAAGCAATCCGTCTTTTTCTTCCTGACATACCAATTATTGCACAAACTGCCTGTCGAAGTCAAACCGAACTCGATGAAGTTTTGGTTGCCGGTTGCAACAGCATCTTATTAAAACCTTTTAAAATAGACGAATTCAGCCGAATCGTAGGAGAACTTCTATAA
- a CDS encoding toxin-antitoxin system YwqK family antitoxin has product MKKTAFTLLIATLGIVAWGQKIYQSEDGLLYDSLENLYTGTYSEYYETGSIKAEYSITNGLKEGMTKLYYENGAISEIRSYKKDMKHGVWISYNDQGVKTGEANYSSNKKNGRWFVWDENGTLRCEMTYIDGEKVGKWVIYDENGKLESEKDYNQ; this is encoded by the coding sequence ATGAAAAAAACAGCATTCACACTCCTAATTGCCACCCTAGGAATAGTGGCATGGGGCCAAAAAATCTATCAAAGTGAAGACGGACTACTCTACGACTCTCTGGAAAATCTCTATACGGGCACGTATTCTGAATACTACGAGACTGGAAGCATAAAGGCCGAATACAGCATTACCAATGGCTTAAAAGAGGGAATGACAAAGCTGTATTACGAAAACGGAGCCATCAGCGAAATACGTTCGTACAAAAAAGATATGAAACATGGTGTTTGGATAAGCTACAACGATCAGGGCGTAAAAACAGGAGAAGCCAACTACTCATCCAATAAAAAGAACGGCCGATGGTTTGTGTGGGATGAAAATGGCACCTTGCGCTGTGAGATGACTTATATCGATGGGGAAAAGGTAGGAAAATGGGTTATTTACGATGAAAACGGGAAACTGGAAAGCGAAAAGGATTACAATCAATAA
- a CDS encoding ATP phosphoribosyltransferase has product MKPLKIAIQKAGRLSEKSLELISGCDINIVQGKRKLIGYSNDYPVEVLFLRDDDIPQYVADGVADIGIVGENEVREKNKDVELIKRLGFSRCRLSLAIPHDVDYTGVEWFNGKRIATSYPYILSTYLKEKKISARIEEISGSVEIAPSIGLADSIFDIVSSGGTLLSNQLKEVEVLMQSEAVIIASRKLPMEKRALLDGLLFRIKTVQQSKGNKYILLNAPNNRLAEIIKILPGMKSPTVLPLYEEGWSSIHSVVNEKEFWSLHDKLKGLGAEGILVIPIEKMIV; this is encoded by the coding sequence ATGAAACCTCTAAAAATTGCCATTCAAAAGGCGGGTCGGTTAAGCGAGAAATCGCTGGAGTTAATATCGGGATGCGATATTAATATCGTTCAGGGTAAACGGAAACTTATCGGATATTCAAACGATTATCCGGTAGAAGTACTTTTTCTTCGCGACGACGATATTCCTCAATATGTAGCAGATGGCGTAGCCGACATCGGTATTGTTGGTGAAAATGAAGTACGCGAAAAAAACAAAGATGTGGAGCTTATCAAGCGTCTGGGATTTTCCAGGTGTCGCCTTTCTCTTGCTATTCCTCATGATGTGGATTATACAGGAGTAGAATGGTTTAACGGAAAGCGCATTGCCACTTCCTATCCGTATATTCTAAGCACTTATTTGAAAGAGAAAAAAATCAGTGCCAGAATTGAAGAGATCAGTGGTTCTGTGGAGATTGCCCCCAGTATAGGATTGGCAGATTCTATTTTCGACATTGTGAGCAGTGGAGGTACGCTTCTCAGCAATCAGCTTAAAGAAGTAGAAGTTTTGATGCAAAGCGAAGCTGTAATTATTGCCAGCAGAAAGCTGCCCATGGAGAAAAGAGCCCTGCTCGATGGACTGCTCTTTCGCATTAAAACTGTGCAGCAATCGAAAGGTAACAAATACATTCTGCTGAACGCACCCAATAACCGTCTGGCCGAGATTATTAAAATACTCCCCGGAATGAAAAGCCCCACCGTATTGCCTCTTTACGAAGAAGGGTGGAGTTCCATTCATTCGGTGGTGAACGAAAAAGAATTCTGGAGTCTGCACGACAAACTGAAAGGTCTGGGAGCCGAAGGAATATTGGTTATCCCTATTGAAAAGATGATTGTATAA
- a CDS encoding TonB-dependent receptor encodes MNQSNTKLSQLICFKKYSRKKYAAFNSIGRIIKISTLSVTCSLIVGEVQAQSKTESDSISTRIDLDEVEVVGQKSTVLLDELPRMVEIIDARSIQYAPVQSFQEILQFNSNIDISQRGQPGIQSDISIRGSSFDQVLVLQNGINLTDPQTGHHSLNLSSDPESVHSIEILNGPAARALGANAFAGAINVNIKPYDKSQITASASMGEYGYFRTYLGLNHAAKNVKQLLAGSYSKSDGYMFNTDFEILNLNYSGEYILPGNTKMLTQFGFNNKAFGANSFYSPKYPDQFEEISSLFFSIGLRSGSLIKFKPEIYWRRHSDRFELFREDDSYYSFFEGGITSNDTNNTAYQSMPWYTQHNHHLTDIFGANLQASFTGIVGTTTIGSSVRSENIVSNALGKDMAVPLPVEKYDSVFYTKQDFRNSFDLFLEQTYQHKKLFVSAGALVHWNSFDAQKINLVPGVDVSYNLVKNWLITGSYNYTIGHPTFTDIWYKGPNNIGNADLRPYFQNSYEMGTKFSRVKVNLALAAFYSQGKNNIDWLLNASDSLNPFYKATNITLSENYGFEASFRYSPFAEGLMGALVHDFYFGYTYIQSYRSVPVSVSKYGPLNHKISARLEQKFNQWLLLSWNFLYKQRSGTYLSYSFENNSYLYNVYPEVFLLDARISAQLSKVLLYLEITNLLNSKYVESGSITQPGAWLKAGVMLRIND; translated from the coding sequence ATGAATCAATCGAATACAAAACTCTCGCAACTAATCTGCTTTAAGAAATACAGTAGAAAAAAGTATGCTGCATTTAATTCCATAGGTCGAATAATTAAAATATCAACCTTAAGTGTTACCTGCAGTTTAATTGTGGGTGAGGTACAGGCGCAATCGAAAACCGAATCCGATAGCATTTCTACCCGAATCGACCTCGACGAAGTGGAAGTGGTGGGTCAGAAATCGACAGTGCTTCTTGATGAACTGCCCCGCATGGTAGAAATAATCGATGCCCGTTCCATACAGTATGCACCTGTGCAGTCTTTTCAGGAAATATTGCAATTCAACTCCAACATCGACATCAGCCAGCGCGGCCAGCCCGGCATACAATCGGACATCAGCATCCGGGGCAGCTCTTTCGACCAGGTTCTGGTCCTCCAAAATGGCATCAATCTTACCGATCCGCAAACAGGACATCACAGCCTAAACCTTTCTTCCGACCCGGAATCTGTTCACAGCATCGAAATCTTAAATGGCCCTGCTGCCAGGGCTTTAGGAGCCAATGCCTTTGCAGGAGCCATCAATGTCAACATTAAACCTTACGACAAATCGCAGATAACAGCTTCAGCCAGCATGGGCGAATATGGATATTTTCGTACTTACCTTGGATTAAACCATGCCGCAAAGAATGTAAAGCAGCTTTTGGCTGGAAGCTACAGTAAAAGCGATGGTTACATGTTTAATACCGATTTCGAAATCCTTAACCTGAACTATTCAGGCGAATACATCCTGCCTGGCAACACAAAAATGCTCACCCAATTTGGCTTTAATAACAAAGCCTTTGGGGCCAATTCGTTTTATTCGCCCAAATACCCCGATCAGTTCGAAGAAATATCCAGCCTGTTTTTTAGCATAGGGTTACGCTCGGGTTCACTCATAAAATTTAAGCCCGAAATATACTGGCGCCGTCATAGTGATCGATTTGAGCTTTTTCGAGAAGATGACTCATACTATTCTTTTTTTGAAGGTGGTATCACAAGCAATGATACAAACAACACTGCTTACCAGTCGATGCCCTGGTACACTCAACACAACCACCACCTTACCGATATTTTTGGGGCAAATCTGCAGGCCAGTTTCACTGGGATCGTTGGAACTACCACCATTGGGAGTTCAGTGAGATCAGAAAACATTGTTAGCAATGCGCTTGGCAAAGATATGGCGGTGCCTTTACCAGTTGAAAAATACGACTCAGTATTCTATACCAAGCAGGATTTCCGGAACAGTTTCGATCTGTTCCTGGAACAAACCTACCAGCATAAAAAGCTATTTGTTTCGGCAGGAGCTCTGGTGCACTGGAATAGCTTCGATGCCCAAAAGATTAACCTGGTGCCTGGGGTGGATGTAAGTTACAACCTGGTAAAAAACTGGTTAATCACAGGAAGTTACAACTATACCATTGGACACCCTACTTTTACCGATATCTGGTATAAAGGTCCCAACAACATTGGTAATGCAGATCTAAGGCCCTACTTTCAAAACTCTTACGAAATGGGCACTAAATTCAGTCGTGTCAAGGTAAACCTTGCATTGGCAGCCTTCTATTCACAGGGTAAAAATAACATAGACTGGCTGCTTAATGCCTCCGATAGCCTGAATCCCTTCTACAAAGCTACCAACATAACACTTTCTGAGAATTATGGCTTCGAAGCCAGCTTTCGCTATTCGCCTTTCGCTGAAGGTTTAATGGGAGCCCTTGTTCATGATTTCTATTTTGGATACACCTACATTCAATCTTATCGCAGTGTGCCGGTTTCGGTATCGAAATATGGCCCGTTGAACCATAAGATTTCGGCTCGTCTTGAGCAAAAGTTCAACCAATGGCTCCTGCTATCGTGGAATTTTCTTTACAAACAACGAAGCGGAACATATCTTTCCTACTCATTTGAGAACAATAGCTATTTGTACAACGTATACCCGGAAGTGTTTTTACTGGATGCCCGCATCAGTGCCCAACTTTCGAAAGTATTGTTGTACCTCGAAATTACAAACTTGCTGAACTCGAAGTATGTCGAATCGGGCAGCATAACTCAGCCAGGTGCATGGTTAAAAGCAGGGGTCATGCTTAGGATAAATGACTAA
- the hisD gene encoding histidinol dehydrogenase — protein MKIIAYPNKENWPDLLARPAFETNELDRVVHAILTEVREQGDAAVMKYTKKFDKADLSSLSVSEQEIIDAAKYIDSDLKRSIALAIRNITAFHKKQMPREIKLKVSKGVSCWQKPVPIFKVGLYIPGGQAPLFSTLLMLAIPAKIAGCSEILLCTPPSPNGSIHPAILYAASQVGVKRIFKAGGVQAIAAMAYGTESIPAVYKIFGPGNQYVTAAKQLVARDAVAIDMPAGPSEVAVVADKTSNPAFVASDLLSQAEHGTDSQSVLFCDDKSMIDEVLNELKLQLAQLPKREIATESLQHGKAFLLEDKKEIMDMVNAYAPEHLILSTDDAEKLANQVINAGSVFIGHYTPESAGDYASGTNHTLPTHGWAKAYSGVNLDSYFKKITFQHISKKGLEGIGPAIEHMAEAEELMAHKNAVSLRLKKKLKK, from the coding sequence ATGAAAATAATTGCATATCCCAATAAAGAAAACTGGCCTGATCTGCTTGCCCGACCAGCCTTTGAAACCAACGAACTTGACAGGGTAGTGCATGCCATTCTCACTGAAGTAAGAGAACAGGGAGATGCTGCTGTAATGAAGTATACCAAGAAATTTGATAAAGCAGACCTCAGTTCGCTTTCAGTATCCGAACAGGAGATTATCGATGCAGCGAAGTACATAGATTCAGATTTAAAAAGGTCTATTGCGCTTGCCATCAGGAACATCACAGCCTTTCACAAAAAGCAAATGCCACGTGAGATAAAGCTAAAGGTTAGCAAAGGAGTGAGCTGTTGGCAAAAACCAGTACCTATCTTTAAGGTGGGCTTATACATTCCCGGCGGACAGGCACCTTTGTTTTCGACTTTGTTGATGCTGGCTATACCCGCCAAAATAGCAGGTTGCAGCGAAATTTTATTGTGTACACCTCCCTCTCCCAATGGTAGTATTCATCCAGCCATTTTGTATGCGGCATCGCAGGTTGGGGTAAAGCGCATTTTTAAAGCTGGCGGTGTTCAAGCCATTGCAGCGATGGCCTATGGAACAGAAAGCATTCCGGCAGTGTATAAAATATTCGGTCCGGGTAACCAATATGTCACTGCAGCAAAACAATTGGTAGCGCGAGATGCGGTAGCAATTGATATGCCTGCTGGTCCCAGCGAAGTAGCAGTGGTGGCCGATAAAACCTCCAATCCTGCTTTTGTGGCGAGCGATTTACTTTCGCAAGCAGAACATGGAACCGATAGTCAGTCGGTGCTATTTTGCGACGATAAGAGTATGATTGATGAGGTGTTGAATGAATTGAAGCTTCAGCTTGCACAATTACCCAAAAGAGAAATTGCTACCGAATCGCTTCAACATGGCAAGGCTTTTTTGTTGGAAGACAAAAAGGAAATCATGGATATGGTTAATGCCTATGCTCCCGAGCACCTGATATTGTCTACCGACGATGCAGAAAAGCTGGCTAACCAGGTAATCAATGCAGGTTCGGTGTTTATCGGGCACTATACCCCCGAAAGTGCAGGCGACTATGCTTCCGGTACCAACCATACGCTGCCTACGCATGGCTGGGCAAAAGCTTACAGCGGGGTAAATCTTGATAGTTATTTTAAGAAGATAACTTTTCAGCATATCAGCAAAAAGGGACTTGAAGGAATTGGGCCAGCCATTGAACACATGGCCGAGGCCGAAGAATTAATGGCTCATAAAAATGCAGTTAGCCTGCGCTTAAAAAAGAAATTGAAAAAATGA
- a CDS encoding YihY/virulence factor BrkB family protein: MLTKYLEIFNKEYWLLNRNDAPVHKRFLLKQIRIMLLAIKGFTEDRVQVRASALTYYTLLSIVPIAAMVFGIAQAFGFEETLRQTVMDSFKSQQEVSNYILNFADKYLSNISGGVLAGVGVLVLLWTVMRLLSSIELSFNDIWRIKKSRAMARKMSDYISLVIIGPVLVVASFSINIFLEQQVASSSEAFPLIGYIGPILGFFLSLVPFVFIWVVFMLVYIVMPNTKVKLSSALIAGVLGGSLFQLFQLLYISFQSKLFNYGEVYGSFAALPLFLIWMQVSWLIVLFGAELAFANQNVEHYETESESLKISNHLKITITMLVVRAIALNFRQSQPPLTSDEIAHKLDLPVRLVRDVLYELNEVGIVSETITKNVKQNAYQPSTDTDRLSVSYVMNAINRRGNDHLISPEHKEVKQILQLVDSFYNEIEKSPKNKLLIDL; this comes from the coding sequence ATGCTAACGAAATACCTCGAAATATTTAACAAGGAATATTGGCTGCTTAACCGAAACGATGCTCCTGTACACAAGCGTTTTTTGTTAAAACAGATACGCATTATGTTGTTGGCCATAAAAGGTTTCACCGAAGATCGGGTGCAAGTACGGGCATCGGCTCTTACCTATTATACTTTGCTGTCTATTGTGCCTATTGCCGCCATGGTATTTGGCATTGCCCAGGCTTTTGGTTTCGAAGAAACTTTAAGGCAAACGGTGATGGATAGCTTTAAGAGTCAGCAGGAAGTGTCGAATTATATTTTAAATTTTGCCGATAAGTACCTTTCCAATATCAGTGGAGGAGTATTGGCCGGTGTGGGTGTGCTGGTATTGCTTTGGACCGTAATGCGTTTGTTGAGCAGCATTGAACTGTCTTTTAACGATATCTGGAGGATTAAGAAATCGCGTGCCATGGCACGCAAAATGAGCGATTACATTTCGCTGGTTATTATTGGCCCTGTGTTGGTTGTGGCATCTTTTTCCATCAATATTTTTCTAGAGCAGCAAGTTGCAAGCAGCTCTGAGGCTTTTCCTCTTATTGGTTATATAGGTCCTATTTTGGGTTTTTTTCTTTCTTTGGTGCCCTTTGTTTTTATTTGGGTGGTGTTTATGCTGGTATACATCGTAATGCCCAATACCAAGGTGAAATTGAGTTCAGCATTAATTGCAGGCGTGCTGGGTGGTTCGCTTTTCCAACTCTTTCAGCTTTTGTATATCAGTTTCCAATCGAAGTTGTTCAACTATGGCGAAGTATATGGTAGTTTTGCAGCTCTACCTTTGTTTCTGATCTGGATGCAAGTGAGTTGGCTCATTGTTCTTTTTGGTGCCGAATTGGCTTTTGCCAATCAGAATGTTGAACATTACGAAACCGAGTCGGAATCGCTAAAAATTAGCAACCATTTGAAAATTACCATCACAATGCTTGTTGTTCGTGCCATCGCTCTTAATTTCCGTCAATCGCAACCCCCTTTAACCTCCGATGAGATTGCGCATAAACTAGATTTGCCTGTTCGTTTGGTGCGGGATGTTTTATACGAACTGAACGAAGTGGGTATTGTTTCGGAAACAATTACCAAAAATGTAAAACAAAATGCCTATCAGCCTTCTACCGATACCGATAGACTAAGTGTAAGCTATGTAATGAATGCCATTAATCGCCGGGGTAACGACCATTTAATTTCTCCCGAACATAAAGAAGTAAAGCAAATTTTGCAATTGGTAGATAGCTTCTACAACGAAATAGAAAAGTCGCCTAAGAATAAACTCCTGATTGATTTATAG
- the mgrA gene encoding L-glyceraldehyde 3-phosphate reductase, with product MNIIEYKPSANRYQTMQYRKCGQSGLMLPSLSLGLWHNFGDIDNFTVARSVIEAAFDAGITHFDLANNYGTPFGSAEENFGRILNKDFSAYRDELIVSTKAGYLMWQGPYGEGSSRKYLTASCNQSLKRLGLEYVDIFYSHRYHPDTPLEETMMALDQLVRQGKALYVGLSNYGPEETRKASEILNSLGTPCLIHQPRYSMFDRTPESQLLDVLHDKGIGAIVYSPLAQGLLTDRYLHEIPQNSRMAKDIPFLTKNHLSDEVLDKIRTLNQMAAHRNQSLAQMALAWLLKDSRVSSVLIGASSVDQLKNNLGALHNLNFSNEELESIEQILQA from the coding sequence ATGAATATAATCGAATACAAACCCTCAGCGAATCGCTATCAAACGATGCAATACCGCAAATGCGGACAAAGTGGCCTCATGCTTCCCTCACTTTCGTTGGGCTTATGGCATAACTTCGGAGACATCGATAATTTTACGGTAGCCCGCAGTGTTATAGAAGCTGCCTTTGATGCAGGTATTACCCATTTCGACCTGGCAAACAATTATGGCACCCCTTTTGGCTCAGCCGAAGAAAATTTCGGTCGTATTCTTAATAAAGATTTTTCAGCCTACCGCGATGAGCTGATTGTAAGCACAAAAGCGGGTTACCTCATGTGGCAAGGACCTTATGGCGAAGGCAGTTCGAGAAAGTACCTCACTGCCAGTTGCAATCAGAGTTTGAAAAGGCTTGGTTTGGAGTATGTTGACATTTTTTATTCGCACCGTTATCATCCTGATACTCCTCTTGAAGAAACCATGATGGCTCTTGACCAATTGGTGCGTCAGGGGAAAGCCCTATATGTAGGTCTGTCGAACTATGGTCCGGAAGAAACCCGCAAAGCATCAGAAATATTGAATTCTCTTGGAACTCCTTGTCTTATTCATCAGCCCAGATATTCTATGTTCGACAGGACTCCCGAAAGTCAACTCCTCGATGTGCTTCATGACAAAGGTATAGGAGCAATAGTGTATTCACCACTTGCTCAAGGTTTGCTCACCGACAGGTATTTGCACGAGATTCCCCAGAATTCGCGCATGGCCAAAGACATCCCTTTTCTAACAAAAAACCATCTGAGCGATGAGGTATTGGACAAAATACGAACTCTGAATCAGATGGCTGCTCACCGAAATCAATCGCTGGCACAGATGGCGCTGGCCTGGCTGCTTAAAGATAGCCGTGTTAGCTCTGTGCTGATTGGTGCCAGCAGTGTCGATCAACTCAAAAACAATCTTGGAGCCTTACATAATTTGAATTTTTCTAACGAAGAGTTGGAATCAATTGAACAAATTTTACAAGCCTGA